The Amycolatopsis sp. DG1A-15b genome window below encodes:
- a CDS encoding trypsin-like peptidase domain-containing protein: MSEYDRGPRGGGEYPYGYGQGGGYSPDYYGRNGYPQEQGHQPYDQQEQGYQPYDQPRDQWGRPYQPYTQPIYAYPQPAYQPPPRRRHPLRALTVAIVAIALAVVAGLGIGHLISGTPTAGGNQNFGFSGQPTAAKTVLDVDAVSAKVNPAIVNINTELGLQGAAAAGTGIVLTADGEVLTNNHVVAGATSIKVTSIGTGDTYQADVVGYDRTEDVAVLQLRGASGLPTASIGDSSTVQVGDQILGLGNAGGRGGDPVPAPGTVTALDQSITASDESSGSSEQLTGLIQVRANIESGDSGGPLVNADAQVIGVDTAASTGYQLNGRRSGGAGQGFAIPINQAVDIAHKIVAGQATAKIHIGKTAFIGVSVSDGQGGAKVREVVQRGPAQKAGLAAGDVITAIDGKPTASATALTNVMDTHHPGDQLTLTVAGATGGQRQIQVKAIEGPVG, from the coding sequence ATGAGCGAGTACGACCGAGGACCGCGGGGCGGCGGCGAGTACCCGTACGGCTACGGCCAGGGCGGCGGCTACTCGCCGGACTACTACGGCCGGAACGGGTATCCGCAGGAGCAGGGCCACCAGCCGTACGACCAGCAGGAGCAGGGCTACCAGCCGTACGACCAGCCCCGTGACCAGTGGGGACGCCCGTACCAGCCCTACACGCAACCGATCTACGCCTACCCGCAGCCCGCCTACCAGCCGCCGCCGCGCCGGCGTCATCCGCTGCGCGCGCTGACGGTCGCGATCGTCGCCATCGCGCTGGCCGTGGTCGCCGGGCTCGGGATCGGGCACCTGATCTCCGGGACGCCCACCGCGGGCGGCAACCAGAACTTCGGCTTCTCCGGGCAGCCCACCGCGGCCAAGACCGTGCTCGACGTCGACGCCGTGTCGGCCAAGGTCAACCCGGCCATCGTGAACATCAACACCGAGCTCGGCCTGCAGGGCGCGGCCGCGGCGGGCACCGGCATCGTGCTCACCGCCGACGGCGAGGTGCTGACCAACAACCACGTCGTCGCGGGCGCGACCAGCATCAAGGTCACCAGCATCGGCACCGGCGACACCTACCAGGCGGACGTCGTCGGCTATGACCGCACCGAGGACGTCGCGGTCCTGCAGCTGCGAGGCGCGTCCGGGCTGCCCACCGCGTCGATCGGCGACTCGTCCACGGTGCAGGTCGGGGACCAGATCCTCGGGCTGGGCAACGCCGGCGGCCGGGGCGGCGACCCGGTGCCCGCACCGGGCACGGTGACGGCGCTCGACCAGTCGATCACCGCCTCGGACGAGTCCAGCGGGTCCTCCGAGCAGCTCACCGGGCTGATCCAGGTCCGGGCGAACATCGAGTCGGGTGACTCCGGTGGCCCGCTCGTCAACGCGGACGCCCAGGTCATCGGGGTCGACACCGCCGCGTCCACCGGCTACCAGCTGAACGGGCGCCGCAGCGGCGGTGCCGGCCAGGGGTTCGCCATCCCGATCAACCAGGCCGTCGACATCGCCCACAAGATCGTCGCCGGGCAGGCCACCGCCAAGATCCACATCGGCAAGACCGCGTTCATCGGGGTCTCGGTGTCGGACGGCCAGGGCGGCGCGAAGGTCCGCGAGGTCGTCCAGCGCGGGCCGGCGCAGAAGGCGGGCCTCGCGGCCGGGGACGTGATCACGGCCATCGACGGCAAGCCGACCGCCTCGGCGACGGCGCTGACGAACGTGATGGACACCCACCACCCGGGCGACCAGCTGACGCTGACGGTGGCCGGCGCCACCGGCGGTCAGCGGCAGATCCAGGTCAAGGCCATCGAAGGGCCGGTGGGCTGA
- a CDS encoding formimidoyltetrahydrofolate cyclodeaminase, whose amino-acid sequence MRDQIMSDYLRALASEGSPGGGATAALHVAQAAALVGKVSADGREAGALSMHALRLAEKEAHAAAVLTRAHRLPPGEARESAVAEARRHACEPAAEVIAAAAAVLDLAERVLPGRRVGTDLAAVAEAARAAAVTAGVSVEVHSGVPVPPEVAAVRERADRLTATIRKAVVPA is encoded by the coding sequence ATGCGTGACCAGATCATGAGCGACTACCTGAGGGCCCTCGCGTCCGAGGGTTCCCCCGGCGGGGGCGCGACGGCGGCGCTGCACGTCGCCCAGGCCGCAGCCCTGGTCGGGAAGGTGTCGGCCGACGGGCGCGAAGCCGGGGCGCTGAGCATGCACGCGTTGCGCCTGGCCGAGAAGGAGGCCCACGCGGCGGCCGTCCTCACCCGGGCGCACCGGCTGCCGCCGGGCGAGGCGCGGGAGTCCGCGGTGGCCGAAGCGCGCCGTCACGCGTGCGAACCGGCGGCGGAGGTGATCGCCGCCGCGGCGGCGGTGCTGGACCTGGCGGAGCGGGTCCTGCCAGGTCGCCGGGTGGGCACCGACCTGGCGGCCGTGGCGGAGGCGGCACGAGCGGCGGCGGTGACCGCCGGGGTGAGCGTCGAGGTCCACTCCGGCGTGCCCGTCCCGCCCGAGGTGGCCGCGGTGCGCGAGCGGGCGGACCGCCTGACGGCGACGATCCGGAAGGCGGTGGTCCCGGCGTAA
- a CDS encoding MFS transporter has protein sequence MSSSVSLSTTSTRWDARLWGVLLTVSIVIGLDALDVSMVGVALPAIQADLGLSTNALQWVVSGYVLGYGGLLLLGGRTADLLGRRRVFLVAVAIFALASLLGGLVDDGALLIASRFIKGLAAAFTAPAALSIVTTTFQEGPARNKAIGIFAVFGASGYSAGLVFSGLLTEVGWRWTFLLPAPIALVALVAAWKLIPSYRAEAGGGYDFPGAITGAAGSLLLVFGVVEAPEVGWAAPRTLITFAVALALLVTFVVIEKRSRHPLLRLGILRSGPLARANLGGALFFGAYIGFQFVVMLYLQRVLGWSALQTALGFLPAALIVAFGSPRIEPLIDRLGTPRTIFAGVVAHVIGYALFLRIDEHSGYAGSVLPSMILLGIGFTLAFSSLNIQATAGIADDEQGLAGGLLNTSLQVGGAIGLAVVTAVLTANGGREASPAALLTGLTPALSVVTGIAVLGLLVAISGLAARKKPVAEPVEKPVEEADLLALAD, from the coding sequence ATGAGTTCTTCCGTGTCCTTGTCCACCACCTCGACCCGGTGGGACGCACGTCTCTGGGGTGTCCTGCTCACCGTCTCGATCGTCATCGGCCTCGACGCGCTCGACGTGTCGATGGTCGGGGTCGCGCTCCCGGCCATCCAGGCCGACCTCGGCCTGTCCACCAACGCGCTGCAATGGGTCGTCAGCGGTTACGTGCTCGGCTACGGCGGACTGCTGCTGCTCGGCGGCCGCACCGCCGACCTGCTCGGCCGCCGCCGCGTGTTCCTCGTCGCCGTCGCGATCTTCGCGCTGGCCTCGCTGCTCGGCGGCCTCGTCGACGACGGCGCGCTGCTCATCGCCAGCCGGTTCATCAAGGGCCTGGCCGCCGCGTTCACCGCGCCGGCCGCGTTGTCCATCGTCACCACGACGTTCCAGGAAGGCCCGGCCCGCAACAAGGCGATCGGCATCTTCGCCGTGTTCGGCGCGAGCGGCTACTCGGCCGGGCTCGTGTTCTCCGGCCTCCTGACCGAGGTCGGCTGGCGCTGGACGTTCCTGCTGCCCGCGCCGATCGCCCTGGTGGCGCTGGTGGCGGCGTGGAAGCTGATCCCGTCGTACCGCGCCGAAGCCGGCGGCGGCTACGACTTCCCGGGCGCCATCACCGGCGCGGCCGGTTCACTGCTGCTGGTGTTCGGCGTGGTCGAGGCGCCGGAGGTCGGCTGGGCCGCCCCGCGCACGTTGATCACGTTCGCCGTCGCGCTGGCGCTGCTGGTGACGTTCGTGGTCATCGAGAAGCGCAGCCGCCACCCGTTGCTGCGGCTCGGGATCCTGCGTTCGGGCCCGCTGGCCCGGGCCAACCTCGGCGGCGCGCTGTTCTTCGGCGCGTACATCGGGTTCCAGTTCGTCGTGATGCTGTACCTGCAGCGGGTGCTGGGCTGGTCCGCGCTGCAGACGGCGCTGGGCTTCCTGCCGGCGGCGCTGATCGTGGCGTTCGGTTCCCCGCGCATCGAGCCGCTGATCGACCGGCTCGGCACGCCGCGCACGATCTTCGCGGGCGTGGTCGCGCACGTCATCGGCTACGCGCTGTTCCTGCGCATCGACGAGCACTCGGGTTACGCGGGCAGCGTGCTGCCGAGCATGATCCTGCTGGGCATCGGCTTCACGCTGGCGTTCTCGTCGCTCAACATCCAGGCCACCGCGGGCATCGCGGACGACGAGCAGGGCCTGGCCGGCGGCCTGCTGAACACGTCGCTGCAGGTCGGCGGGGCGATCGGCCTGGCGGTGGTGACGGCGGTCCTGACCGCCAACGGCGGCCGCGAGGCATCACCGGCGGCGCTGCTGACCGGGCTCACGCCGGCGTTGAGCGTGGTCACGGGGATCGCGGTGCTGGGCCTGCTGGTCGCGATCAGCGGCCTGGCCGCCCGCAAGAAGCCCGTGGCGGAACCCGTCGAGAAGCCGGTCGAGGAAGCCGACCTGCTGGCTCTCGCCGACTGA
- a CDS encoding MarR family transcriptional regulator, giving the protein MSDVAEKQLVQEWHELLARYSAVFGTLECRLQERHGIGANEFEALERLATCDFKCRAADLTGAIHLSQSATSRLVARLEKEGLVERALCEVDRRGIFVTITEAGREKYLAAKRTHREVLAETLR; this is encoded by the coding sequence GTGAGCGACGTCGCCGAGAAACAACTGGTCCAGGAGTGGCACGAGCTGCTGGCCCGCTACTCGGCCGTGTTCGGCACGCTGGAGTGCCGGCTGCAGGAGCGCCACGGCATCGGCGCGAACGAGTTCGAGGCCCTCGAGCGGCTCGCGACCTGCGACTTCAAGTGCCGCGCGGCCGACCTCACCGGCGCGATCCACCTCAGCCAGAGCGCCACGTCCCGGCTGGTGGCCCGCCTGGAAAAGGAGGGCCTGGTCGAGCGCGCGCTGTGCGAAGTGGACCGGCGCGGCATCTTCGTCACCATCACCGAAGCCGGCCGGGAGAAGTACCTCGCGGCGAAGCGGACGCACCGCGAGGTGCTGGCGGAAACCCTGCGCTGA
- a CDS encoding RHS repeat-associated core domain-containing protein: MYRIDPTLPRARFRRGVATVVSIALITSIMAELPANAAVARAPHVVPTKTAGHGDLPLGHAEAPAMPVPAAPVAADWPAPGEAAVVLTAPASTPAARADREPAEPGPAVRAGALPVRVAGGGGARATVRLADQAASRKAGITGVLLSVGGAPGRYSVDLDYSSFRNASGGGFGERLKLVGLPGCVLSTPDLPACRTRTPVASRNDPAAKVVSADVAVAGQPQVLAAVADSGGAGGTFAASSLAPSGSWSVTDGTGAFTWSYPVELPPAATGTAVAPKVALSYNSATVDGRTAATNNQSSWAGQGWDYDPGYVERTYRACADDDTLPEANKTGDFCWAGQIVTMNLAGQTTALVRDDATGTWKSSSDNGARVELLKGAANGALEGEHWRITTVDGIQYYFGLNRAPGSAEQDKTNSTWTAPVYGPHGDDPCHDNAGFAKSVCTQAWRWNLDYVEDPHGNATVYSYTPETNYYGANLQTKAVPYTRGGTLKRIDYGLRKLNGSVYGSAAPGKVVFDTAERCVPDGAITCDPAQFTPANAKAWPDTPQDQQCKADATCDNHSPTFWSTRRLTAITTQYDTGAGPKKADTYALTQQFPGIGDKELWLDSITHTGFAADGTSITLPPIKFTGQLYANRVVGYKNLPSLAHWRLTNITTDTGSVISVAYSAPGCTAATVPADLPNNTSLCYPVYWNLPTAKDPILDFFHKYVVEEVRIEDANKLSPTQVNAYTYVGSPAWHSDDNEIVKPKYRTYGQFRGYGQVDARTGDTTFSIDGVADTRTLTRTTYFRGMDGDPLPGGGKRSVAVTSSLGDSAADDNTFAGSPRETQLFNGDGGARISTSVSDVQKVATTATRARTGLPALTANVVKENRTRTVTDLAAGGTRTKTTAQRYDKYGRTVAKTDSGDGLPDTCVTTKFAENTASWILDRSREVLTSTEACPDGDPTAAKVTAGIRTYYDGQDGLGAVTGAGDATRVDTATANNGGTLTWVTTGRTTYDAAGRTTSTTDARNYTATITMTPADGGILSKTVKTNPKKQSETIESEPVRGKTTGSVDIAGRRTDATYDALGRLVAVWKPGQAKGGPASGTYEYVLRTDAPLAVVTKNLVDYGTGTNYLTTVELRDSFGQVRQVQTDANDGTRMVTDTVYDSHGWVRKTNNRYLTSGVPGTTLVAVADAAVDNRTVNTYDGSGRVVAATDYEGLTPTSSTRTVYGGDRTTVIPPQGDVTQTTITDTQGRMSELWRYSSAPAVTGDVVSGGTHDTTRYGYTPTGLQDKVTDTAGNVWSAEYDFLGHKVKQADPDTGTSYTEVDVAGLVKSATDARGKKLAYTYDELGRKTAEYENSVDGPKRASWVWDTAPNGVGQIFYSTRYTATGNWVTGVSAYNAEGRPSKAVTQVPASETGLFGTYTTLYGYTSTGLPTMVQPPSGGGLPGEAIAITYDKYGKPLTTAGYNAYVSASHYTPYGEDSQFTLGPSNSQAWLTYDYDPQTRRKTDVNLSAQLAATTQLDDTRYTYDPAGNITKSVNTQGVTGIAPVRTQCFGYDPMNRLAQAWTTTDDCQGAPAKDKLGAASPYWLSWTFKPNGLRETQTDHKAGTATAYQYPADGAAKPHSLTGTTTTGPAGTTTTSYGYDESGNTTTRDGQTLDWGPDGRLGKVTSPQGETTYVYDADGGQLLRRSPDKVTLSLPGEDLVKDTKTGVVTGTRYYSHNGVVVAMRVGGANPQYVVSDLHNTATVIVDSVTFGVTRRAMDPYGNPVGERPAWPDQRGFLGKVKDDSTGLTDVGARKYDSATGRFISVDAVLDVKNPDQLCGYSYAENNPITRSDPSGNLTIVGVGIGGIMNALGMAHDLQVTGARTYRQAHISIRWGYLTNWRPNFMGPQIGWWIPAVVITIWFTTMVRCPTPARTNTPQMGPDPMTRAERAAYNAKHPQPAPKPADKSVREQIRDLLVSLTGADKMVDCVREPNAGDCLLGFGPFVAGPLAKGALGLAGRTAARGAEESVAAGSVARQAAQKPPPTVPLFRNVDAGEFGSIADTGQWGTGPGQMEGKWFATEGAHADQWGRVLNRGDGLTMTTRIPRSLADQLHYHPDKLDGIGPGYYAQGDQLMLINQQMSGIELWP; the protein is encoded by the coding sequence TTGTACCGAATTGACCCGACCTTGCCGCGCGCGCGTTTTCGCCGTGGGGTCGCGACCGTCGTCTCGATCGCCCTGATCACTTCGATCATGGCCGAGCTTCCGGCGAACGCGGCGGTCGCCCGCGCTCCGCACGTCGTGCCGACCAAGACCGCCGGGCACGGTGATCTGCCGCTCGGCCACGCCGAGGCGCCCGCCATGCCGGTCCCGGCCGCGCCGGTCGCGGCCGACTGGCCCGCGCCCGGTGAGGCGGCGGTGGTGCTCACCGCACCCGCGTCCACCCCGGCCGCGCGAGCCGATCGCGAGCCGGCCGAGCCGGGGCCCGCCGTCCGCGCGGGCGCGCTGCCCGTGCGGGTGGCCGGGGGCGGTGGTGCGCGGGCGACCGTCCGGCTGGCCGACCAGGCCGCCTCGCGGAAGGCCGGGATCACCGGTGTCCTGCTGTCCGTCGGCGGTGCGCCCGGGCGCTACTCGGTCGACCTGGACTACTCCTCGTTCCGCAACGCTTCGGGCGGTGGCTTCGGCGAACGGCTGAAGCTGGTGGGTCTGCCCGGCTGTGTGCTGAGCACGCCGGACCTGCCGGCCTGCCGGACGCGCACCCCGGTCGCGTCGCGCAACGATCCCGCCGCCAAGGTGGTGTCCGCCGACGTGGCCGTCGCCGGGCAGCCGCAGGTGCTGGCCGCCGTGGCCGACTCCGGCGGAGCCGGGGGCACGTTCGCGGCCAGCTCGCTGGCGCCGTCGGGCAGCTGGTCGGTCACCGACGGCACCGGCGCGTTCACCTGGTCCTACCCGGTCGAGCTGCCGCCGGCGGCCACCGGGACGGCGGTGGCGCCGAAGGTCGCCCTGTCCTACAACTCGGCCACCGTGGACGGCCGGACCGCCGCGACCAACAACCAGAGCTCCTGGGCCGGCCAGGGCTGGGACTACGACCCGGGGTACGTCGAGCGCACCTACCGCGCCTGCGCGGACGACGACACCCTGCCCGAGGCGAACAAGACCGGCGACTTCTGCTGGGCGGGCCAGATCGTCACGATGAACCTCGCCGGCCAGACCACCGCACTCGTCCGGGACGACGCCACGGGCACCTGGAAGTCCTCGAGCGACAACGGTGCCCGGGTCGAACTGCTGAAGGGCGCGGCCAACGGCGCGCTCGAGGGCGAACACTGGCGGATCACGACGGTCGACGGGATCCAGTACTACTTCGGCCTCAACCGGGCCCCCGGCTCGGCCGAGCAGGACAAGACGAACTCCACCTGGACCGCGCCGGTCTACGGTCCGCACGGCGACGACCCGTGCCACGACAACGCGGGCTTCGCGAAGTCCGTGTGCACGCAGGCGTGGCGCTGGAACCTGGACTACGTCGAGGATCCCCACGGCAACGCGACCGTGTACTCCTACACCCCCGAGACCAACTACTACGGCGCCAACCTGCAGACCAAGGCCGTGCCCTACACCCGTGGCGGCACGCTCAAGCGGATCGACTACGGCCTGCGCAAGCTCAACGGCAGCGTCTACGGCTCCGCCGCGCCCGGGAAGGTCGTCTTCGACACCGCCGAGCGGTGCGTGCCCGACGGCGCCATCACCTGCGACCCGGCCCAGTTCACCCCGGCGAACGCGAAGGCGTGGCCGGACACGCCGCAGGACCAGCAGTGCAAGGCCGACGCGACGTGCGACAACCACTCGCCGACGTTCTGGAGCACCCGGCGCCTCACGGCCATCACCACCCAGTACGACACCGGTGCCGGGCCGAAGAAGGCCGACACCTACGCGCTGACCCAGCAGTTCCCGGGCATCGGGGACAAGGAGCTGTGGCTCGACTCGATCACCCACACCGGCTTCGCCGCCGACGGCACGTCCATCACGCTGCCGCCGATCAAGTTCACCGGCCAGCTCTACGCCAACCGCGTGGTGGGCTACAAGAACCTGCCGTCCCTCGCGCACTGGCGCCTGACGAACATCACCACGGACACCGGATCGGTCATCTCGGTCGCCTACAGCGCCCCGGGCTGCACGGCGGCCACCGTGCCGGCCGACCTGCCGAACAACACCAGCCTGTGCTACCCGGTGTACTGGAACCTGCCGACGGCCAAGGACCCGATCCTCGACTTCTTCCACAAGTACGTCGTCGAAGAAGTGCGGATCGAAGACGCCAACAAGCTCTCCCCGACGCAGGTCAACGCCTACACCTACGTGGGCAGCCCGGCCTGGCACTCCGACGACAACGAGATCGTCAAGCCGAAGTACCGCACCTACGGCCAGTTCCGGGGCTACGGCCAGGTCGACGCCCGGACCGGCGACACCACCTTCAGCATCGACGGCGTCGCCGACACCAGGACGCTGACCCGCACGACGTACTTCCGCGGCATGGACGGGGATCCGCTGCCCGGAGGCGGGAAGCGGTCGGTCGCGGTCACCAGCTCGCTCGGGGACTCCGCCGCCGACGACAACACCTTCGCCGGGTCGCCCCGCGAAACGCAGCTGTTCAACGGGGACGGCGGCGCCCGCATCTCGACGTCGGTCAGCGACGTGCAGAAGGTCGCCACGACGGCGACGAGAGCCCGGACCGGGCTGCCGGCGCTGACCGCCAACGTGGTCAAGGAGAACCGGACCAGGACCGTCACGGACCTCGCGGCCGGCGGGACCCGGACGAAGACCACGGCGCAGCGCTACGACAAGTACGGCCGGACGGTCGCCAAGACCGACTCCGGTGACGGCCTGCCGGACACCTGCGTCACGACGAAGTTCGCCGAGAACACCGCTTCCTGGATCCTCGACCGGTCCCGGGAGGTGCTGACCTCCACGGAGGCCTGCCCGGACGGCGATCCGACGGCCGCCAAGGTCACGGCGGGCATCCGCACCTACTACGACGGCCAGGACGGCCTGGGTGCCGTCACCGGCGCGGGTGACGCCACCCGGGTCGACACCGCGACCGCGAACAACGGCGGGACGCTCACCTGGGTCACGACCGGCCGCACGACCTACGACGCCGCCGGCCGCACGACGTCGACCACGGACGCCCGGAACTACACGGCGACGATCACGATGACCCCGGCCGACGGGGGCATCCTGAGCAAGACCGTCAAGACGAACCCGAAGAAGCAGTCGGAGACGATCGAGTCGGAACCGGTCCGCGGCAAGACGACCGGCAGCGTCGACATCGCCGGCCGCCGGACCGACGCGACCTACGACGCGCTCGGGCGGCTGGTCGCGGTGTGGAAACCGGGGCAGGCGAAGGGCGGTCCGGCGTCCGGCACGTACGAATACGTGCTGCGGACCGACGCCCCGCTCGCGGTCGTGACGAAGAACCTCGTCGACTACGGCACCGGCACGAACTACCTCACCACCGTCGAGCTGCGCGACTCCTTCGGCCAGGTCCGCCAGGTCCAGACCGACGCCAACGACGGCACCCGGATGGTGACCGACACCGTCTACGACTCGCACGGGTGGGTGCGCAAGACCAACAACCGGTACCTCACCTCGGGCGTGCCGGGCACGACCCTGGTCGCCGTCGCGGACGCCGCCGTCGACAACCGGACGGTGAACACCTACGACGGCTCCGGCCGGGTCGTCGCCGCGACCGACTACGAAGGACTGACGCCGACGTCGTCGACGCGCACGGTCTACGGCGGCGACCGGACGACGGTGATCCCGCCGCAGGGCGACGTCACCCAGACGACGATCACCGACACCCAGGGCCGGATGTCCGAGCTCTGGCGCTACAGCAGCGCCCCGGCCGTGACCGGCGACGTCGTCTCGGGCGGCACGCACGACACGACCCGGTACGGGTACACCCCGACCGGCCTCCAGGACAAGGTCACCGACACCGCCGGGAACGTCTGGTCGGCGGAGTACGACTTCCTCGGCCACAAGGTCAAGCAGGCCGATCCGGACACGGGTACCTCGTACACCGAAGTGGACGTCGCGGGACTGGTGAAGTCGGCGACGGACGCCCGCGGCAAGAAGCTCGCCTACACCTACGACGAACTCGGCCGCAAGACCGCGGAGTACGAGAACTCCGTGGACGGCCCGAAACGGGCTTCGTGGGTCTGGGACACCGCGCCCAACGGCGTCGGGCAGATCTTCTACTCGACCCGCTACACCGCCACCGGCAACTGGGTCACCGGGGTTTCGGCCTACAACGCCGAAGGACGGCCCAGCAAGGCGGTCACGCAGGTTCCGGCGAGCGAAACCGGGCTGTTCGGCACGTACACGACGCTCTACGGCTACACGAGCACCGGCCTGCCGACGATGGTGCAGCCGCCGTCCGGGGGCGGGCTGCCGGGTGAGGCCATCGCCATCACCTACGACAAGTACGGCAAACCGCTGACCACCGCGGGCTACAACGCGTACGTCTCCGCTTCGCACTACACGCCGTACGGCGAAGATTCGCAGTTCACCCTCGGGCCGTCGAACAGCCAGGCTTGGCTGACCTACGACTACGACCCGCAGACCCGGCGCAAGACCGACGTCAACCTCTCCGCCCAGCTGGCCGCCACGACCCAGCTCGACGACACCCGCTACACCTACGACCCGGCCGGCAACATCACGAAGTCCGTCAACACTCAGGGGGTCACCGGGATCGCCCCGGTGCGCACCCAGTGCTTCGGCTACGACCCGATGAACCGGCTGGCCCAGGCCTGGACCACGACCGACGACTGCCAGGGCGCGCCCGCGAAGGACAAGCTCGGCGCGGCGAGCCCGTACTGGCTTTCGTGGACGTTCAAGCCGAACGGCCTGCGCGAGACGCAGACCGACCACAAGGCCGGCACCGCGACGGCCTACCAGTACCCGGCCGACGGCGCCGCGAAGCCGCACAGCCTGACCGGGACCACCACCACCGGCCCGGCCGGCACGACGACGACGTCGTACGGCTACGACGAGTCGGGCAACACCACGACCCGCGACGGGCAGACGCTCGACTGGGGCCCGGACGGCCGGCTCGGCAAGGTGACTTCGCCGCAGGGCGAGACGACCTACGTCTACGACGCCGACGGCGGCCAGCTGCTGCGCCGGTCCCCGGACAAGGTCACGCTGTCGCTGCCGGGGGAGGACCTGGTCAAGGACACGAAGACCGGGGTGGTCACCGGCACCCGCTACTACTCGCACAACGGCGTCGTCGTCGCGATGCGCGTGGGCGGGGCGAACCCGCAGTACGTCGTGTCGGACCTGCACAACACCGCGACCGTGATCGTGGACTCGGTGACGTTCGGGGTGACCCGGCGGGCGATGGACCCGTACGGGAACCCGGTCGGCGAGCGGCCGGCGTGGCCGGACCAGCGGGGGTTCCTGGGCAAGGTCAAGGACGACTCCACCGGCCTCACCGACGTCGGTGCCCGCAAGTACGACTCGGCGACCGGCCGGTTCATCTCGGTCGACGCGGTACTGGACGTGAAGAACCCGGACCAGCTGTGCGGCTACAGCTACGCCGAGAACAACCCGATCACCCGCAGCGACCCGAGCGGCAACCTGACGATCGTCGGCGTCGGGATCGGCGGCATCATGAACGCCCTCGGCATGGCGCACGACCTCCAGGTGACCGGGGCCCGCACCTACCGGCAGGCCCACATCTCGATCCGCTGGGGCTACCTCACCAACTGGCGGCCCAATTTCATGGGACCGCAGATCGGCTGGTGGATCCCGGCCGTGGTGATCACCATCTGGTTCACCACGATGGTCCGCTGCCCGACCCCGGCCCGCACCAACACCCCCCAGATGGGGCCGGACCCGATGACCCGCGCCGAGCGGGCCGCGTACAACGCGAAACACCCGCAACCGGCACCGAAACCGGCGGACAAATCGGTCCGGGAACAGATCCGCGACCTGCTGGTGAGCCTCACCGGCGCGGACAAGATGGTCGACTGCGTCCGCGAGCCGAACGCCGGCGACTGCCTGCTGGGCTTCGGGCCGTTCGTGGCCGGTCCGCTCGCCAAGGGGGCCCTGGGCCTGGCCGGCCGCACGGCGGCTCGCGGTGCCGAGGAGTCGGTGGCTGCCGGCAGCGTGGCCCGGCAAGCGGCGCAAAAGCCGCCGCCCACAGTTCCCTTGTTCCGAAACGTGGATGCGGGGGAATTCGGGTCCATCGCCGACACCGGTCAATGGGGAACCGGCCCCGGGCAGATGGAGGGAAAGTGGTTCGCCACCGAAGGTGCCCACGCCGACCAATGGGGCCGGGTGCTCAATCGCGGTGACGGACTCACGATGACGACTCGTATCCCGCGTTCACTGGCGGATCAATTGCATTATCATCCGGACAAGCTGGACGGCATCGGCCCGGGTTATTACGCGCAGGGCGACCAGTTGATGCTGATCAACCAGCAGATGAGTGGAATCGAGTTGTGGCCGTGA